The following proteins come from a genomic window of Misgurnus anguillicaudatus unplaced genomic scaffold, ASM2758022v2 HiC_scaffold_28, whole genome shotgun sequence:
- the LOC141362523 gene encoding microtubule-associated protein RP/EB family member 3-like isoform X2 has protein sequence MAVNVYSTSVTIENLSRHDMLAWVNDSLLLTYTKIEQLCSGAAYCQFMDMLFPGCILLKKVKFQAKLEHEYIHNFKVLQAAFKRMNVDKIIPVEKLVKGKFQDNFEFIQWFKKFFDANYDGKEYDPVQARQGQDVAPPPNPGPQRTSPTVPKNMPIPQRVTTTIRKNPTHARNGGSDAEIMELNQQLMELKLTVDGLEKERDFYFSKLRDIELICQENETENNPIISKIVDILYATEDGFAPPEDDEIDEQAHLDQDEY, from the exons ATGGCAGTGAATGTATACTCGACTTCAGTAACAATTGAGAACCTGAGCCGACATGACATGTTGGCATGGGTAAATGACTCCCTCCTGCTTACCTACACCAAAATAGAACAGTTATGTTCAG GGGCGGCTTATTGTCAGTTCATGGACATGTTGTTCCCAGGTTGTATTCTTTTAAAGAAAGTGAAATTTCAAGCCAAGCTGGAACATGAGTATATACACAACTTCAAAGTACTGCAGGCAGCTTTCAAAAGGATGAATGTTGACAAA ATAATACCCGTTGAAAAATTAGTGAAAGGAAAATTCCAGGACAACTTTGAATTCATCCAGTGGTTTAAAAAATTCTTCGACGCCAACTACGACGGAAAAGAGTATGATCCTGTGCAAGCCAGACAGGGCCAGGACGTGGCACCACCACCAAATCCAG GGCCTCAAAGAACATCGCCAACAGTACCCAAAAACATGCCCATTCCACAGAGGGTGACCACCACCATAAGGAAGAACCCTACACATGCCAGAAATGGGGGCAGTGATGCTGAAATCATGGAGCTTAATCAACAG TTGATGGAACTGAAGTTAACTGTAGATGGTCTGGAGAAGGAGAGAGATTTTTACTTCAGCAAACTTCGAGACATTGAACTGATCTGCCAAGAAAATGAGACTGAAAACAACCCAATTATCTCTAAGATAGTTGACATTTTGTATGCCACAGAG
- the LOC141362523 gene encoding microtubule-associated protein RP/EB family member 3-like isoform X1 has product MAVNVYSTSVTIENLSRHDMLAWVNDSLLLTYTKIEQLCSGAAYCQFMDMLFPGCILLKKVKFQAKLEHEYIHNFKVLQAAFKRMNVDKIIPVEKLVKGKFQDNFEFIQWFKKFFDANYDGKEYDPVQARQGQDVAPPPNPGEHFSHKPKRTGLSGPQRTSPTVPKNMPIPQRVTTTIRKNPTHARNGGSDAEIMELNQQLMELKLTVDGLEKERDFYFSKLRDIELICQENETENNPIISKIVDILYATEDGFAPPEDDEIDEQAHLDQDEY; this is encoded by the exons ATGGCAGTGAATGTATACTCGACTTCAGTAACAATTGAGAACCTGAGCCGACATGACATGTTGGCATGGGTAAATGACTCCCTCCTGCTTACCTACACCAAAATAGAACAGTTATGTTCAG GGGCGGCTTATTGTCAGTTCATGGACATGTTGTTCCCAGGTTGTATTCTTTTAAAGAAAGTGAAATTTCAAGCCAAGCTGGAACATGAGTATATACACAACTTCAAAGTACTGCAGGCAGCTTTCAAAAGGATGAATGTTGACAAA ATAATACCCGTTGAAAAATTAGTGAAAGGAAAATTCCAGGACAACTTTGAATTCATCCAGTGGTTTAAAAAATTCTTCGACGCCAACTACGACGGAAAAGAGTATGATCCTGTGCAAGCCAGACAGGGCCAGGACGTGGCACCACCACCAAATCCAGGTGAACACTTTTCCCACAAACCCAAGAGAACTGGTCTCTCAG GGCCTCAAAGAACATCGCCAACAGTACCCAAAAACATGCCCATTCCACAGAGGGTGACCACCACCATAAGGAAGAACCCTACACATGCCAGAAATGGGGGCAGTGATGCTGAAATCATGGAGCTTAATCAACAG TTGATGGAACTGAAGTTAACTGTAGATGGTCTGGAGAAGGAGAGAGATTTTTACTTCAGCAAACTTCGAGACATTGAACTGATCTGCCAAGAAAATGAGACTGAAAACAACCCAATTATCTCTAAGATAGTTGACATTTTGTATGCCACAGAG
- the LOC129417949 gene encoding dihydropyrimidinase-related protein 5, which translates to MSSSAATARILIKGGKVVNDDFTQEADVYIENGIIQQVGKELMIPGGAKVIDATGKLVIPGGIDTSVHLNETFMNACTADDFYSGTKAALAGGTTMVIGHVLPEKNESLLDAYDKCRAHADPKACCDYALHVGVTWWGPKVRAQMETLVREKGVNSFQMFMAYKDVYMLRDSELFQALQNCKDIGAVARVHAESGELVAEGAKEALDLGISGPEGIEISRPEELEAEAAHRAITIANRAHCPIYLVNVSSMSAGDVLASAKMQGKVVHGETTTAHAVLNGLQYYHQDWAHAAAFVTVPPLRLDPNTPNYLLSLLGNDTLNVVASDHRPFTTKQKAMGKDDFTKIPHGVAGVEDRMSVIWERGVVGGKMDENRFVAVTSANAAKIYNLYPRKGRIIPGADADVVVWDPESTRTIAAATQWQGGDVNLYENLRCHGVPLVTVSRGRVVYENGIFTCAEGSGKFYPLRTFPDYLYKKMVQREKCQALKGVERAPYTGDVAAVQNSGKKESATADGDMAPRPCTRHGGMRDLHESGFSLSGAQIDDNIPKRASARILAPPGGRSSGIW; encoded by the exons ATGTCTTCCAGCGCAGCAACGGCCCGCATCCTCATAAAGGGAGGTAAAGTTGTAAACGATGACTTCACACAGGAAGCAGATGTATACATCGAGAACGGCATTATCCAGCAGGTGGGCAAGGAGCTGATGATTCCTGGTGGGGCCAAAGTTATAGATGCCACTGGTAAACTGGTGATCCCGGGTGGAATAGACACCAGCGTTCACCTTAATGAAACCTTTATGAACGCCTGTACGGCGGATGACTTCTACAGCGGCACAAAG GCTGCTTTGGCTGGAGGCACAACTATGGTGATTGGTCACGTGCTTCCAGAGAAGAATGAGTCTCTGCTGGATGCTTATGACAAGTGTCGTGCTCACGCTGACCCCAAGGCCTGCTGTGACTATGCTCTTCATGTTGGGGTTACCTGGTGGGGACCAAAG GTTCGTGCTCAGATGGAGACGCTGGTGCGGGAAAAAGGGGTGAACTCCTTCCAGATGTTCATGGCCTATAAGGACGTCTACATGCTGAGAGACAGTGAGCTCTTCCAAGCCCTCCAGAACTGCAAGGACATTGGTGCAGTGGCCCGTGTCCATGCGGAGAGCGGGGAGCTGGTTGCTGAG GGTGCCAAAGAAGCATTGGATCTGGGTATAAGTGGACCAGAAGGCATTGAGATAAGCAGGCCTGAAGAG CTGGAAGCAGAAGCCGCCCACCGAGCCATCACCATCGCTAACAGA GCTCACTGTCCCATATATCTCGTGAATGTATCCAGCATGTCGGCAGGTGATGTTTTAGCATCGGCCAAAATGCAGG GGAAAGTGGTGCACGGAGAGACCACCACAGCTCACGCTGTATTAAATGGACTGCAGTACTACCACCAGGATTGGGCTCACGCTGCTGCTTTCGTCACTGTGCCACCCCTCAGACTGGACCCCAATACACCCAATTACCTGCTCAGCCTTCTGGGAAA TGACACTCTCAACGTTGTGGCATCGGATCACCGGCCCTTTACCACTAAACAGAAGGCAATGGGCAAGGATGACTTCACTAAAATCCCTCACGGTGTTGCAGGAGTGGAGGATCGCATGAGTGTTATCTGGGAGAGGGGAGTG GTTGGAGGCAAGATGGACGAGAATCGTTTTGTTGCTGTCACCAGTGCCAATGCTGCAAAAATCTACAACCTTTATCCCCGGAAAGGCAGGATCATTCCTGGGGCTGATGCTGATGTGGTCGTCTGGGATCCAGAGTCAACAAG GACCATCGCTGCAGCCACTCAGTGGCAGGGTGGTGATGTAAACCTGTACGAGAATCTACGCTGTCACGGCGTTCCCCTGGTAACCGTCAGCCGCGGGCGCGTAGTCTATGAAAATGGCATTTTTACTTGCGCCGAGGGCTCGGGGAAGTTCTACCCTCTACGAACTTTCCCAGACTACCTCTATAAGAAAATGGTCCAACGGGAGAAG TGTCAGGCTCTTAAGGGCGTAGAACGAGCACCATACACTGGGGATGTAGCTGCAGTACAAAATTCAGGCAAGAAGGAATCGGCCACTGCAGATGGGGACATGGCCCCACGACCTTGTACTCGCCACGGGGGAATGAGAGACCTGCATGAGTCCGGCTTTAGCTTGTCTG GTGCTCAAATCGATGACAACATTCCAAAGAGAGCCTCTGCCAGGATTCTAGCGCCACCCGGTGGTCGCTCTAGTGGAATCTGGTAA